One window from the genome of Haladaptatus paucihalophilus DX253 encodes:
- a CDS encoding DUF5789 family protein codes for MSDEHHDAERVQENARKRQRDRAERVEDALGDAGRMLGEHKYPTTSEELATEYGDQPLDLPNETETLGSVFDRLVDERYESPEEAREAVYNEISGKAGGTAEYNDEREVRELDEEETDAESETNWQ; via the coding sequence ATGTCCGACGAGCATCACGACGCCGAACGCGTGCAGGAAAACGCACGGAAACGACAACGTGATCGGGCGGAACGAGTCGAAGACGCGCTCGGCGATGCGGGTCGGATGCTGGGCGAGCACAAGTATCCGACGACGAGCGAGGAGTTGGCGACGGAGTACGGCGACCAGCCACTCGACTTGCCGAACGAAACCGAGACACTGGGAAGCGTCTTCGACCGTCTCGTGGACGAACGCTACGAATCTCCCGAGGAGGCTCGGGAAGCAGTGTACAACGAGATTTCCGGCAAAGCTGGCGGCACGGCCGAGTACAACGACGAGCGGGAAGTGCGCGAGTTAGACGAAGAAGAAACCGACGCCGAGTCGGAGACGAACTGGCAGTAG
- a CDS encoding phosphorylase family protein, with product MPIPKYGDKYDAPALFSPEEAVGAHGGALPEMPKAVILGFEDELFEAVDERATESVNYVRNQTVRLLSEEVGFIGDFGIGPTVTAIVAENAIAAGAEVVCVLCGCAGLQTDVPLSDAILPTRAVRDDGISQHYLPPEETVTSTPAVTDHLESALSDTGIGTHRGPTWSMGAMYRETEPEIEHYANEGVLSLGMAEAALLAVAEYRGVDAGVVHQIGDYLTADDWVPNSDERSSLPSMLGPTVAALRTYVS from the coding sequence ATGCCGATTCCAAAGTACGGCGACAAATACGACGCTCCAGCGTTGTTCTCGCCGGAGGAAGCCGTGGGCGCTCACGGCGGCGCGCTTCCCGAGATGCCGAAAGCGGTCATCCTCGGCTTCGAGGACGAACTGTTCGAAGCGGTGGACGAGCGAGCGACGGAGAGCGTGAACTACGTTCGAAATCAGACGGTCCGGTTGCTCTCCGAGGAGGTCGGCTTCATCGGCGACTTCGGCATCGGACCGACCGTCACCGCAATCGTCGCGGAGAACGCGATTGCGGCGGGCGCGGAGGTGGTTTGTGTTCTCTGTGGCTGTGCCGGATTGCAGACGGACGTCCCGCTCTCGGATGCGATTCTCCCGACGCGAGCGGTCCGCGACGACGGAATTTCACAGCACTATCTCCCACCGGAGGAGACGGTGACATCGACGCCAGCGGTAACGGACCATCTTGAATCGGCGCTTTCGGATACCGGAATCGGCACGCACCGCGGTCCGACGTGGTCGATGGGAGCGATGTACCGCGAGACGGAACCCGAAATCGAACACTACGCGAACGAAGGCGTCCTCTCGCTCGGCATGGCGGAAGCGGCTCTGCTGGCTGTCGCCGAGTATCGCGGCGTAGATGCGGGTGTCGTCCACCAAATCGGCGACTATCTCACGGCGGACGACTGGGTGCCGAATTCGGACGAACGGTCCTCGCTCCCGTCGATGCTGGGCCCGACGGTCGCGGCGCTTCGAACGTACGTTTCGTGA
- a CDS encoding homing endonuclease associated repeat-containing protein, which yields MKKRNSAKNVCRSVSSHRGRIAEEKLLAELQLIANRLDGTPSMREMEIHGAYSPSTYQSRFGSWNDAICQAGLTPNSRTRPKYSDAELLSDIQTLANSLGRTPTREDMRERGTHSPSTYLERFGSWQTAVKEAGLTPRTRGVKVSEDELLRALSELAESLDRIPTSTEMAEQGRFSPSTYRRRFGSWNEAIERAELSETFDKSTPRRFSNQEMRDEIRRMAGVLGRSPTSTEMDELGEYSAATYRRRFGSWVNALADAGLCQDRLKRSDSARIDERTLLDELRHLATELEHSPTAEEMWKRGSHSPKTYLDRYGTWNAALEAAGLETRHSRRDGIENRELVLGLRRLAKILSHVPQRKEMEEQGPFSGMTYYNHFGSWQNAVDVAGLDAGTGRNEPTIRAYCNVCCRALSQPLARIEANGKITCSSDCGAICGESTIRFDTDVLGRTESRDDTFSRLAALIDSDTISVPDVLLYLRHSIDIVRSGFNSAVHGNHYVTVNGDLIEVKSQNSSRRFLVKTGTVDELVDQIETVQRRSIASFDGTNPTEDDHANSTNG from the coding sequence TTGAAGAAAAGGAATTCTGCGAAGAATGTCTGCCGATCTGTCTCCTCTCATAGGGGTCGGATAGCGGAGGAGAAGCTCCTCGCAGAACTTCAACTAATCGCGAATCGGCTTGACGGAACTCCGAGTATGCGGGAAATGGAAATTCACGGAGCGTACTCGCCCAGCACGTACCAGTCCCGATTCGGTTCCTGGAACGACGCAATCTGTCAGGCCGGTCTCACCCCTAACTCCCGTACTCGACCCAAGTATTCGGACGCGGAACTCCTCTCGGATATTCAAACGCTTGCAAATTCGCTAGGTCGGACGCCGACGCGAGAGGATATGCGGGAACGTGGTACGCATTCTCCGTCAACGTATCTCGAACGGTTCGGCTCGTGGCAGACGGCGGTGAAAGAGGCCGGATTGACGCCGCGAACACGGGGTGTGAAAGTCTCCGAAGACGAATTGCTTCGAGCCCTCTCGGAATTGGCGGAATCACTCGATCGAATCCCGACATCGACCGAAATGGCCGAACAAGGTCGGTTTTCTCCATCGACGTACCGACGTCGATTCGGTTCGTGGAACGAAGCGATAGAGAGAGCAGAGCTTTCGGAGACGTTCGACAAGTCCACCCCCCGACGGTTTTCGAATCAGGAAATGCGTGACGAAATCCGGCGGATGGCCGGGGTTCTCGGCCGCTCACCGACATCGACCGAAATGGACGAGCTCGGTGAGTATAGCGCTGCTACCTACCGGCGCCGATTTGGTTCCTGGGTAAATGCTCTCGCCGATGCCGGATTGTGTCAGGACCGTCTCAAACGGAGTGACAGCGCTAGAATCGACGAACGGACGCTTCTGGACGAATTACGCCATCTCGCTACGGAACTGGAACACTCTCCCACCGCCGAAGAAATGTGGAAACGAGGGTCTCACAGCCCGAAGACGTATCTCGATAGATACGGCACTTGGAACGCTGCGCTGGAGGCAGCGGGATTGGAAACCCGTCACTCCCGACGAGATGGAATCGAGAATCGGGAGCTGGTACTCGGATTACGACGGCTCGCGAAGATTCTCAGTCACGTTCCTCAACGAAAGGAAATGGAAGAACAGGGCCCGTTCTCCGGGATGACGTACTACAACCATTTCGGTTCGTGGCAAAACGCCGTCGACGTCGCCGGACTCGACGCCGGTACTGGACGGAACGAGCCGACGATTCGTGCCTACTGTAACGTCTGTTGTCGTGCCCTCTCCCAACCGCTCGCCCGAATCGAGGCGAACGGAAAAATCACCTGCAGTAGCGATTGTGGTGCTATCTGTGGCGAATCGACGATTCGGTTCGACACCGACGTTCTCGGTCGAACGGAATCCCGTGACGACACGTTCAGTCGATTAGCTGCACTGATAGACTCCGACACGATTTCCGTCCCGGACGTGCTATTGTACCTCCGACATTCGATAGATATCGTCCGCTCCGGATTCAATTCGGCTGTACACGGGAACCACTACGTGACTGTAAACGGCGATTTGATCGAAGTCAAATCACAAAACTCATCGAGACGGTTCTTGGTAAAAACCGGTACCGTCGATGAACTCGTAGACCAAATCGAAACAGTGCAGCGACGGTCGATTGCGAGCTTCGACGGGACGAATCCGACGGAAGACGACCACGCGAACTCGACAAACGGATGA
- a CDS encoding Cdc6/Cdc18 family protein, translated as MSDENTDPPNERTGHMNRGFEGIDLDDVVLDDSDEEGNHGLFDDLLSGEPIFENKEVLRPSYTPHELPHRKEQINRMATILVAALRGETPSNILIYGKTGTGKTASAKFVSQELERTSLKYEVPCEVEYINCEITDTQYRVLAQLANKFIENNLSDIENRIEELKDIREGVTAESEQLANVDFASVQEIDERIEELEADSEEIEPVPMTGWPTDRVYNTFFEAVDYQERVVVIMLDEIDKLVEKSGDDTLYNLSRMNSELDNSRVSIMGISNDLKFTDFLDPRVKSSLGEEEIVFPPYDANQLRDILQHRAEVAFKEDALSDDVIPLCAAFAAQEHGDARRALDLLRTAGELAERDQAERVEEGHVRKAQDKIELDRVVEVVRTLPTQSKLVLFSTISLEKNGVHNINTGEVYNVYKHLCEEIDADILTQRRVTDLISELDMLGIVNAVVVSKGRYGRTKEISLSVPIEETEAVLQSDSRLGDIDDIQPFMQQARFDS; from the coding sequence ATGTCAGACGAAAATACCGACCCGCCGAACGAACGAACCGGCCACATGAACCGTGGCTTCGAGGGCATCGATTTGGACGATGTCGTCTTGGACGACTCGGACGAGGAGGGCAATCACGGGTTGTTCGACGATCTGCTCAGCGGCGAGCCGATCTTCGAGAACAAGGAAGTGCTTCGTCCCTCGTACACGCCACACGAACTCCCCCACAGGAAGGAGCAGATCAACCGGATGGCGACCATCCTCGTCGCCGCACTACGCGGCGAAACGCCGTCGAACATCCTCATTTACGGGAAGACGGGGACCGGGAAGACGGCGAGCGCCAAGTTCGTGAGTCAGGAACTCGAACGAACCTCGCTGAAGTACGAAGTCCCGTGCGAGGTCGAGTACATCAACTGCGAGATAACGGACACGCAGTACCGCGTGCTCGCGCAACTCGCCAACAAGTTCATCGAGAACAATTTGTCCGACATCGAAAATCGAATCGAGGAACTGAAAGACATCCGCGAGGGCGTGACTGCCGAATCCGAACAGTTGGCGAACGTCGATTTTGCCTCCGTTCAGGAGATCGACGAGCGAATCGAGGAACTCGAAGCTGATTCGGAAGAGATAGAACCGGTTCCGATGACCGGGTGGCCGACCGACCGCGTGTACAATACCTTTTTCGAGGCCGTCGATTATCAGGAACGCGTCGTCGTCATCATGCTGGACGAAATCGACAAACTGGTCGAGAAATCCGGCGACGACACGCTCTATAACCTCTCGCGGATGAACTCCGAACTCGACAACTCGCGCGTGTCTATCATGGGCATCAGCAACGACCTGAAGTTCACCGATTTCCTCGACCCCCGCGTCAAGTCCAGTTTGGGAGAAGAGGAAATCGTCTTCCCGCCCTACGACGCGAACCAACTCCGGGACATCCTTCAGCACCGCGCCGAGGTGGCGTTCAAGGAGGACGCCCTTTCCGACGACGTGATTCCGCTGTGTGCCGCCTTCGCTGCACAGGAACACGGTGACGCTCGACGGGCGCTCGACTTGCTTCGGACGGCGGGCGAACTCGCCGAACGCGACCAAGCCGAACGCGTCGAGGAGGGCCACGTCCGAAAGGCACAGGACAAAATCGAACTCGACCGCGTGGTCGAAGTCGTCCGCACGCTCCCCACGCAATCCAAACTCGTCCTGTTTTCGACCATCTCGCTTGAGAAAAACGGCGTCCACAACATCAACACGGGCGAGGTGTACAACGTCTACAAACACCTCTGTGAGGAGATCGACGCGGATATCCTTACCCAACGCCGCGTCACCGACCTCATCAGCGAACTCGACATGCTCGGCATCGTCAACGCCGTCGTCGTCTCGAAGGGCCGCTACGGGCGCACGAAAGAGATCAGCCTCTCGGTACCCATCGAGGAGACCGAGGCAGTCCTCCAATCCGACTCACGGCTCGGCGACATCGACGATATTCAACCGTTCATGCAACAGGCGCGGTTCGACAGTTGA
- a CDS encoding ATP-dependent DNA helicase, which translates to MNVADLTGLPDGVPEHFHAQGIEELYPPQAEAVEAGITEGESVVASIPTASGKTFIAELAMLSSVARGGKALYIVPLRALASEKKEEFEEFEQYGVSIGVSTGNYESDGDWLASRDIIVATSEKVDSLVRNGAKWIDDLSCVVADEVHLVNDAHRGPTLEVTLAKLRRVNPDLQTVALSATVGNAGEMADWLDATLVDSTWRPIDLRKGVLYGQALHFDDGTQQELARGNEKETAALVRDTLEDGGSSLVFVNSRRHAEAAAKRLADVTKTHLTDDERRDLLDIADQIRDVSDTETSDDLATAIEKGAAFHHAGLASDHRSLVEDAFRDKLIKVISATPTLAAGVNTPSRRVIVRDWRRYDGDIGGMQPLDVLEVHQMFGRAGRPGLDPHGEAVLIAKSHDELQELFDQYVWADPEPVHSKLAAEPALRTHILATVASGFAGTEEELLDFLERTLYATQTDETGRLETVTQHVLDYLDRNGFLERDDRLRATGLGHRVSQLYLDPMSAAEIIDGLRDADGKPTALGLYHLVSRTPDMYQLYLRSGDRERYTEIAYEREPEFLGHMPSEFEDNAFEDWLSALKTARLLEDWASELDEDRITERYAIGPGDIRGKVETAQWLLNAAERLAAELQRDDAEGIPSATTTAVREARKRVEYGVEEELLDLAGVRNVGRKRARRLYEAGIESRADLREADKSVVLGALRGRKKTAENILENVGRQDPSLDDVEADAETAATSARATNDGGQQSLGDFE; encoded by the coding sequence GTGAACGTCGCCGACTTGACGGGCTTGCCGGACGGCGTTCCCGAACACTTCCACGCGCAGGGAATCGAGGAACTCTACCCGCCCCAAGCGGAAGCGGTCGAAGCGGGAATCACCGAGGGTGAGAGCGTCGTCGCCAGCATTCCGACGGCGAGCGGAAAGACGTTCATCGCGGAACTCGCAATGCTGTCCAGCGTCGCCCGTGGTGGCAAAGCCCTCTACATCGTCCCCCTCCGGGCGCTCGCCAGCGAGAAGAAAGAGGAGTTCGAGGAGTTCGAACAGTACGGCGTCTCCATCGGCGTCTCGACCGGAAACTACGAGAGCGACGGGGATTGGCTCGCTTCGAGAGACATCATCGTCGCCACGAGCGAGAAGGTGGACTCGCTCGTCCGAAACGGCGCGAAGTGGATCGACGACCTCTCCTGTGTCGTCGCCGACGAAGTTCACCTCGTCAACGACGCGCACCGTGGTCCGACGCTCGAAGTGACGCTCGCCAAACTACGTCGCGTCAACCCGGACCTCCAGACCGTGGCGCTGTCGGCGACCGTCGGCAACGCGGGCGAGATGGCCGACTGGCTCGACGCCACCCTCGTCGATTCGACGTGGCGACCCATCGACCTCAGGAAGGGCGTTCTCTACGGGCAGGCGCTCCACTTCGACGACGGGACACAGCAGGAACTCGCCCGCGGAAACGAGAAGGAAACCGCCGCGCTCGTTCGCGATACGCTCGAAGACGGCGGGTCGTCGCTCGTGTTCGTCAACTCCCGCCGCCACGCGGAGGCCGCGGCGAAGCGACTCGCGGACGTGACGAAGACACACCTCACGGACGACGAACGTCGGGATCTGCTCGACATCGCCGACCAAATCCGGGACGTGAGCGACACCGAAACGAGCGACGACCTCGCGACGGCCATCGAAAAGGGAGCCGCGTTTCACCACGCGGGTCTCGCCAGTGACCATCGGTCGCTGGTGGAGGACGCCTTCCGCGACAAACTCATCAAAGTCATCAGCGCGACGCCGACGCTCGCGGCGGGCGTGAACACGCCGAGTCGACGGGTCATCGTCCGCGACTGGCGGCGCTACGACGGCGATATCGGCGGTATGCAACCGCTCGACGTGCTCGAAGTGCACCAGATGTTCGGGCGGGCCGGACGTCCCGGTCTCGACCCGCACGGCGAGGCCGTGCTCATCGCCAAGAGCCACGACGAACTGCAGGAACTGTTCGACCAATACGTCTGGGCCGACCCGGAACCGGTCCACTCGAAACTCGCCGCCGAACCCGCGCTCCGAACGCACATCCTCGCCACCGTCGCGTCCGGGTTCGCGGGGACCGAGGAGGAACTCCTCGACTTCCTCGAACGGACGCTGTACGCGACCCAGACCGACGAAACGGGGCGACTCGAAACCGTCACCCAACACGTCCTCGATTACCTCGACCGGAACGGGTTCCTCGAACGGGACGACCGATTGCGCGCCACCGGTCTCGGCCACCGCGTCTCGCAACTCTACCTCGACCCGATGAGCGCCGCCGAAATCATCGACGGACTGCGCGATGCGGACGGGAAACCGACCGCGCTCGGACTGTACCACCTCGTCTCGCGCACGCCGGACATGTATCAACTCTACCTCCGGTCGGGCGACCGCGAACGATACACGGAGATAGCCTACGAGCGCGAACCCGAGTTCCTCGGTCACATGCCCTCGGAGTTCGAGGACAACGCGTTCGAAGACTGGCTCTCCGCGTTGAAGACCGCCCGCCTGCTCGAAGACTGGGCGAGCGAACTCGACGAAGATCGCATCACCGAACGGTACGCCATCGGCCCCGGCGACATCCGCGGGAAGGTCGAAACGGCACAGTGGTTGCTCAACGCGGCCGAACGGCTCGCAGCCGAACTCCAGCGTGACGACGCCGAGGGAATTCCGTCGGCGACCACCACGGCCGTCCGGGAAGCACGGAAACGGGTCGAGTACGGCGTCGAGGAGGAACTGCTCGACCTCGCGGGCGTTCGGAACGTCGGTCGAAAACGCGCCCGTCGGTTGTACGAAGCCGGTATCGAATCCCGGGCCGACCTCCGCGAAGCCGACAAATCCGTCGTTCTCGGTGCGCTCCGCGGCCGGAAAAAGACGGCCGAAAACATCCTCGAAAACGTCGGGCGGCAGGACCCGTCGCTCGATGACGTCGAGGCGGACGCCGAGACGGCGGCGACGAGCGCCCGAGCGACGAACGACGGGGGACAACAGAGCCTCGGTGATTTCGAATGA
- a CDS encoding site-specific integrase → MVDFDEVQGYGRKFENQLAKLREASISDADRAAIIAFIQHEEAQGKVNTGTMVNHINRLRLAAERSDISLTEMQDKTAVDGLLFSLKHDHGLAEGTLRNYRKALRKFFRYRDRDWADDIKIGVSPERTVDPNDLLTDEEIEDLLEAASHPRDKALVSLIADTGLRIGAIASLRIHDVDLTNRAGTVSINEEANVKGATGTVPLTWSRGYVANWLDVHPRSDEEEAALFHKVRFVEDGEDGAMSYQYLGRRIKWIADEAGIDRDRVNTHNFRKTAISRWIREGLNEQAIKHRATWVKDSSQFEVYSGVRDEELNESILAHYDLVDEDEESSRPNLEACPQCRTPLRQHSRFCPGCGAPLTQGAAETVTDAEDDLFGDVSSGLNPGSRATIRELHTALQDDPGLRDLLLD, encoded by the coding sequence ATGGTTGATTTCGACGAAGTACAGGGCTACGGCAGGAAGTTCGAGAACCAATTGGCGAAGCTCCGCGAGGCCTCCATTTCCGATGCAGATAGAGCCGCCATCATCGCCTTCATCCAGCACGAGGAAGCGCAGGGAAAGGTGAACACCGGTACGATGGTCAACCACATCAACCGGCTCCGTCTCGCCGCTGAACGGTCTGACATTTCGCTCACTGAGATGCAGGACAAGACCGCCGTCGATGGATTGCTGTTCTCCCTGAAACATGACCACGGACTCGCTGAAGGAACGCTTCGAAACTACCGGAAAGCTCTCCGGAAGTTCTTCCGCTACCGCGACCGAGATTGGGCAGACGACATCAAAATCGGTGTCAGTCCGGAGCGGACCGTTGATCCGAACGACTTGCTCACCGACGAGGAAATCGAGGACCTGCTCGAAGCCGCGAGTCACCCGCGGGACAAGGCGCTCGTCTCGCTCATCGCGGACACCGGCCTCCGAATCGGAGCCATCGCGAGCCTTCGAATTCACGACGTCGACCTGACCAACCGCGCCGGGACGGTCAGCATCAACGAAGAAGCGAACGTGAAAGGTGCCACTGGCACCGTCCCGCTCACTTGGTCGAGGGGCTACGTCGCCAACTGGCTCGACGTCCATCCCCGAAGCGACGAGGAGGAAGCCGCGTTGTTCCACAAGGTTCGGTTCGTCGAGGACGGGGAGGACGGCGCGATGTCCTACCAGTACCTCGGTCGACGTATCAAGTGGATCGCCGACGAAGCCGGAATCGACCGGGACCGGGTGAACACCCACAACTTCCGAAAGACGGCCATCAGCCGATGGATTCGGGAAGGCTTGAACGAGCAGGCCATCAAGCATCGTGCGACGTGGGTCAAGGACTCCTCGCAGTTCGAAGTGTACTCCGGGGTGCGCGACGAGGAGTTGAACGAATCGATCCTCGCACACTACGATCTCGTCGACGAGGACGAAGAATCGTCCCGTCCCAACCTCGAAGCGTGCCCGCAGTGCCGAACGCCGCTCCGTCAGCATTCGCGGTTCTGCCCCGGCTGCGGTGCGCCACTGACGCAAGGCGCGGCGGAAACCGTCACCGACGCCGAGGACGACCTGTTTGGAGACGTGTCTTCGGGCCTCAACCCCGGGAGTCGAGCGACGATCAGGGAGTTGCATACCGCGCTTCAGGACGATCCCGGACTGCGCGACCTCCTGTTGGACTGA
- the cgi121 gene encoding KEOPS complex subunit Cgi121 — protein sequence MKLVEGTATVADVNEFVGRLGNIGDEFDCAIQAFDADYVAGREHLESAVEHANRAFERGENVARDRAVEILLYAAGRRQINQALEMGVSEGERDVVVVVDGERETPASEAVADVLTPGGTLDTPDRESVFEFFSVSERELAATTADLTDIVCERVALLEVEK from the coding sequence ATGAAACTGGTCGAAGGGACCGCAACTGTCGCCGACGTGAACGAGTTCGTGGGTCGCCTCGGCAATATCGGCGACGAGTTCGACTGTGCGATACAGGCGTTCGACGCCGACTACGTGGCCGGACGGGAGCATCTCGAATCGGCGGTGGAGCACGCGAACCGGGCGTTCGAGCGCGGCGAAAACGTCGCCCGCGACCGCGCCGTCGAAATCCTCCTGTACGCGGCGGGTCGCCGTCAGATCAATCAGGCGTTGGAGATGGGCGTCTCGGAGGGAGAACGGGATGTCGTCGTCGTCGTGGACGGCGAACGGGAGACCCCCGCGAGCGAAGCCGTCGCCGATGTTCTGACGCCCGGCGGTACGCTCGACACTCCGGACCGCGAATCGGTCTTCGAGTTCTTCTCCGTCTCGGAACGCGAACTGGCGGCGACGACCGCCGACCTCACCGATATCGTCTGTGAACGCGTCGCCTTGCTCGAAGTCGAGAAGTGA
- a CDS encoding OapC/ArvC family zinc-ribbon domain-containing protein — MPHECTNCGRTFADGSKEMLSGCPDCGGNKFQFRPSGSSQDETKATESAGASANAAPTADSAGGSGTVGRAANTVKGWVGSRGRSESESTNSDRNEPAQKPTQPTNRREQPPKASERAEANESAVANEAAQSKPTRKPTAEPSIESTEDRAQASARSEIVPDDELPERPDNEGTGTVIKPPEDNQPSLDELREELNSQFESIKVVEPGQYELNLMELYERDEYIIAMRENGRYVIQVPDSWTGAADS; from the coding sequence ATGCCCCACGAGTGTACGAACTGTGGACGGACGTTCGCGGACGGGTCGAAGGAGATGCTTTCGGGATGTCCCGACTGTGGCGGTAACAAGTTCCAATTCCGACCGTCCGGTTCATCTCAAGACGAAACGAAGGCCACCGAATCCGCGGGTGCGAGCGCGAACGCTGCACCGACCGCTGACAGTGCAGGCGGGTCCGGGACGGTAGGTCGAGCGGCGAATACGGTCAAAGGATGGGTCGGGTCGCGTGGTCGTTCGGAATCGGAATCCACGAACTCGGACCGTAACGAACCCGCGCAGAAGCCTACCCAACCGACAAACCGCCGCGAACAACCACCAAAAGCGAGCGAGCGGGCAGAGGCGAACGAGTCGGCGGTGGCGAACGAAGCGGCTCAGTCGAAGCCGACTCGAAAACCGACGGCGGAACCCAGCATCGAATCGACTGAGGACCGCGCACAGGCGAGCGCTCGCTCGGAAATCGTCCCGGACGACGAACTCCCGGAACGGCCGGACAACGAGGGAACAGGTACGGTTATCAAACCGCCCGAAGACAACCAGCCGAGTCTCGACGAACTCCGCGAGGAGCTCAACAGCCAGTTCGAGAGCATCAAGGTGGTCGAACCTGGGCAGTACGAACTCAACCTGATGGAGTTGTACGAACGCGACGAGTACATCATCGCCATGCGTGAGAACGGTCGATACGTCATTCAGGTCCCCGATTCGTGGACTGGTGCGGCCGATAGCTGA
- a CDS encoding DUF2073 domain-containing protein: MPEVKNSDDGVQVDLIGGERMAGKTSMEKIRMILDGVRDGNIVILEEGLSPDEESKLIEVTMTEISPDEFSGIEIETYPRSKTSDSSLLGRLMGRESTGSKLTVIGPANQIETLHKDENLISALISHK; this comes from the coding sequence ATGCCGGAAGTGAAAAATTCAGACGACGGCGTTCAAGTTGACCTCATCGGTGGTGAACGGATGGCTGGGAAGACCAGCATGGAAAAAATTCGGATGATACTCGATGGTGTCCGTGACGGCAACATTGTCATTCTCGAAGAAGGGTTGTCCCCCGACGAGGAGAGCAAGCTCATCGAGGTGACGATGACCGAAATCAGCCCCGACGAGTTCAGTGGTATCGAAATCGAAACGTATCCCCGTTCGAAGACGTCCGACAGCAGTCTCCTCGGTCGATTGATGGGTCGTGAGTCCACCGGTTCGAAACTTACCGTCATCGGTCCGGCGAACCAAATCGAGACGCTCCACAAGGACGAGAACCTCATCAGCGCCCTCATTTCCCACAAATAA
- a CDS encoding ferredoxin, with product MKIEYDRNTCTGMFQCTAEWEKFVENREEGKADLLEGEEVEEGIFVREVPEGEEFDAEMAARVCPVDAIKVYDDDGEQIV from the coding sequence ATGAAGATAGAATACGACCGGAACACCTGCACGGGGATGTTCCAGTGCACCGCGGAGTGGGAGAAATTCGTCGAAAACCGCGAGGAAGGCAAGGCCGACCTGCTGGAGGGCGAGGAGGTCGAGGAGGGAATCTTCGTCCGCGAAGTTCCCGAAGGGGAAGAGTTCGACGCCGAGATGGCCGCCCGCGTCTGTCCCGTGGACGCGATTAAAGTGTACGACGACGACGGCGAACAGATAGTCTAA
- a CDS encoding Era-like GTP-binding protein: MGLFTGLRQSIARVTDKLFSSEEPKRIGIYGPPNAGKTTLANRIARDWTGDAVGPESHVPHETRRARRKENVEIERDGRKVTIDIVDTPGVTTKVDYEEFLDHDMDKEDAVRRSREATEGVAEAMHWLREDVDGVIYVLDSSTDPFTQVNTMLIGIIESQDLPVLILANKTDLDDSSVQRIRNAYPQHETIPLSALEGDNMDEVYTKIAEYFG; this comes from the coding sequence ATGGGATTGTTTACTGGTCTCAGGCAAAGTATTGCACGTGTGACCGACAAGCTCTTCTCGTCGGAAGAGCCGAAACGAATCGGCATCTATGGGCCCCCGAACGCTGGGAAGACGACGCTCGCCAATCGCATCGCTCGTGATTGGACGGGTGACGCCGTTGGTCCAGAGAGCCACGTTCCACACGAAACACGCCGCGCGCGTAGGAAGGAAAACGTCGAAATCGAACGCGACGGACGGAAAGTCACCATCGATATCGTTGACACGCCGGGTGTCACGACGAAAGTCGATTACGAGGAGTTCCTCGACCACGATATGGACAAGGAGGACGCCGTTCGCCGCTCCCGCGAGGCCACGGAGGGTGTCGCGGAAGCGATGCACTGGCTCCGTGAAGACGTCGATGGCGTCATCTACGTTCTCGATAGCTCGACCGACCCGTTCACGCAAGTGAACACCATGCTCATCGGCATCATCGAGAGTCAGGACCTACCGGTACTTATCCTCGCGAACAAAACCGATCTCGACGATTCGAGCGTCCAGCGGATTCGTAACGCGTATCCGCAACACGAGACGATTCCACTCTCTGCGCTGGAGGGTGACAACATGGATGAAGTGTACACGAAAATCGCGGAGTACTTCGGGTGA